In one window of Candidatus Sulfuricurvum sp. RIFRC-1 DNA:
- a CDS encoding response regulator transcription factor, with protein sequence MKPVLTYTTRESILQEWKEALSSEYDMIHCQSEDACLEMLKIHPQSTLLLHNNSMKDEITKFLKILHYQFPQANILLLSDVPKFQEGVAMLRMGVKGYGNSYLNSSYLTHAMDVVSDGNVWLTPQFLDTLIKETYVPTGEKKEPPRLSLLSKREREVAEYVAQGLNNTEIAERTQITKRTVKAHITSIFEKLQITDRLSLALILR encoded by the coding sequence ATGAAACCAGTTTTAACCTATACAACACGTGAATCCATTTTACAAGAGTGGAAAGAAGCGCTCAGTAGCGAATACGATATGATCCACTGCCAAAGCGAAGATGCATGTTTGGAGATGTTAAAAATACACCCTCAAAGCACCCTTTTACTCCATAACAACTCCATGAAAGATGAAATCACAAAATTTTTAAAGATTCTTCATTACCAATTTCCTCAGGCCAATATCCTCCTTTTAAGCGATGTACCGAAGTTTCAAGAAGGGGTAGCGATGCTTAGAATGGGGGTAAAAGGGTATGGAAACAGTTACCTGAACAGTTCATATCTTACCCACGCCATGGATGTCGTAAGCGATGGAAATGTCTGGCTCACTCCACAGTTTTTGGATACGCTGATCAAAGAGACCTATGTCCCCACCGGTGAAAAAAAAGAGCCCCCTCGACTCAGTCTTCTCAGTAAACGGGAAAGAGAAGTGGCAGAGTATGTAGCACAAGGACTCAATAATACTGAGATTGCTGAACGGACACAAATCACCAAGCGAACGGTCAAAGCGCATATAACCTCTATCTTTGAAAAACTTCAAATTACCGATCGTCTCTCCCTCGCTTTGATACTTCGCTAA